In Musa acuminata AAA Group cultivar baxijiao chromosome BXJ2-10, Cavendish_Baxijiao_AAA, whole genome shotgun sequence, a genomic segment contains:
- the LOC135625747 gene encoding pterocarpan synthase 1-like yields the protein MASSPHSSTHLYFLLVFFLLLAAATAFPVTSEFELGIQKRIHFRVYFHETFIGPDNTTVTVVNMSLPYTFGNIEIYDTVLRVGPDESSTFLGRVQGAGFHVSMQEEVMLVPLVLVFTAGKFVNSTLTVIGRLDASGNSERAIVGGTGVFQYAWGKMVTETVTASVAKLVVAYDVYVVYYDDLHLSAIA from the coding sequence ATGGCTTCATCCCCACACAGCTCCACTCATCTCTActtcctcctcgtcttcttcctcctcctggctGCTGCCACGGCCTTCCCGGTCACCTCCGAGTTCGAACTCGGCATCCAGAAGAGAATCCACTTCCGCGTCTACTTCCACGAGACCTTTATCGGTCCCGACAACACCACCGTCACCGTGGTGAACATGAGCCTCCCCTACACCTTCGGGAACATCGAGATCTACGACACCGTGCTGAGGGTCGGCCCCGACGAAAGCTCCACCTTCCTCGGAAGGGTGCAGGGCGCGGGCTTCCACGTATCAATGCAGGAGGAGGTGATGCTGGTACCGCTGGTGCTGGTGTTCACGGCGGGGAAGTTCGTCAACAGCACTCTCACGGTGATCGGGAGACTGGACGCGTCCGGGAACTCGGAGCGGGCCATCGTGGGAGGGACGGGGGTGTTCCAGTACGCATGGGGGAAGATGGTGACCGAGACGGTGACGGCCTCAGTCGCGAAGCTCGTCGTCGCCTACGACGTCTACGTCGTTTACTACGACGACCTCCATCTCAGTGCCATCGCATGA
- the LOC108951455 gene encoding pterocarpan synthase 1-like produces MASSPHSSSLFHHLLVFFLLLAAATAFPVTSEFELGIQKRIHFRVYFHETFIGPDNTTVTVVNMSLPYTFGNIEIYDTVLRVGPDESSTFLGRVQGAGFHVSMQEEVMLVPLVLVFTAGKFVNSTLTVIGRLDASGNSERAIVGGTGVFQYAWGKLVTETVTSSVAKLVVAYDVYVVYYNDLHHSAIA; encoded by the coding sequence ATGGCGTCGTCCCCACACAGCTCCTCTCTTTTCCACCAcctcctcgtcttcttcctcctcctggctGCTGCCACGGCCTTCCCGGTCACCTCCGAGTTCGAACTCGGCATCCAGAAGAGAATCCACTTCCGCGTCTACTTCCACGAGACCTTTATCGGTCCCGACAACACCACCGTCACCGTGGTGAACATGAGCCTCCCCTACACCTTCGGGAACATCGAGATCTACGACACCGTGCTGAGGGTCGGCCCCGACGAAAGCTCCACCTTCCTCGGAAGGGTGCAGGGCGCGGGCTTCCACGTATCAATGCAGGAGGAGGTGATGCTGGTACCGCTGGTGCTGGTGTTCACGGCGGGGAAGTTCGTCAACAGCACTCTCACGGTGATCGGGAGACTGGACGCGTCCGGGAACTCGGAGCGGGCCATCGTGGGAGGGACGGGGGTGTTCCAGTACGCATGGGGGAAGCTGGTGACCGAGACGGTGACGTCCTCTGTCGCGAAGCTCGTCGTCGCCTACGACGTCTACGTCGTCTACTACAACGACCTCCATCACAGTGCCATCGCATGA
- the LOC135625748 gene encoding pterocarpan synthase 1-like — protein sequence MASSPHSSSPIHHLLVFFLLFAAATALPVTSEFELGIQKRIHFRVYFHETFLGPDNTTVTVVNMSLPYTFGDIDIFDAVLRVGSDASSTVVGRAQGAGFHMSQQEEASLIPLVLVFTAGEFADSTLTAIGRLDASGKAERAIVGGTGVFQYAWGKLASELVTSSVDGLVAAFDVYVIYYTDA from the coding sequence ATGGCTTCGTCCCCACACAGCTCCTCTCCTATCCACCAcctcctcgtcttcttcctcctcttcgctgCTGCCACGGCCTTACCCGTCACCTCCGAGTTCGAACTCGGCATCCAGAAGAGAATCCACTTCCGCGTCTACTTCCACGAGACCTTTCTCGGCCCCGACAACACCACCGTCACCGTGGTGAACATGAGCCTCCCCTACACCTTCGGGGACATCGACATCTTCGACGCCGTGCTGAGGGTGGGCTCCGACGCTAGCTCGACGGTCGTCGGAAGGGCGCAGGGCGCGGGGTTCCACATGTCGCAGCAGGAGGAGGCGTCTCTGATACCGCTGGTGCTGGTGTTCACGGCGGGGGAGTTCGCCGACAGCACGCTCACGGCGATCGGGAGACTGGACGCGTCCGGGAAGGCGGAGCGGGCCATCGTGGGTGGGACGGGGGTGTTCCAGTACGCATGGGGGAAGCTGGCGAGCGAGCTGGTGACGTCCTCCGTCGACGGCCTCGTCGCCGCCTTCGACGTCTACGTCATCTACTACACCGACGCTTAA
- the LOC135625749 gene encoding pterocarpan synthase 1-like: protein MASSPHSSSHLYFLLVFFLLLAAATAFPVTSEFELGRQSRIHFRVYFHETFLGPDNTTVTVVNMSLPNTFGDVDIFDAVLRTGPSKSSTEVGRAQGVSFHASQRDESALIPLVLVFTAGDFCDSTLTVIGRMDTSGKADRAIVGGTGVFQFAWGNVVSKLVTSDKAGLVAAFDIYVVYYDDVRLTAVA, encoded by the coding sequence ATGGCTTCATCCCCACACAGCTCCTCTCATCTCTACTTCctccttgttttcttcctcctcctggcTGCTGCCACAGCCTTCCCGGTGACCTCCGAGTTCGAACTCGGCCGGCAGAGCAGAATCCACTTCCGCGTCTACTTCCACGAGACCTTTCTCGGCCCCGACAACACCACCGTCACCGTAGTGAACATGAGCCTCCCCAACACCTTCGGGGACGTCGACATCTTCGACGCCGTGCTGAGGACCGGCCCCTCCAAGAGTTCGACCGAAGTCGGGAGGGCGCAGGGCGTGAGCTTCCACGCGTCGCAGCGGGACGAGTCGGCGCTGATACCGCTGGTGCTGGTGTTCACGGCCGGGGACTTCTGCGACAGCACGCTCACGGTGATAGGGAGGATGGACACCTCCGGGAAGGCGGACCGGGCCATCGTGGGAGGGACGGGGGTGTTCCAGTTCGCTTGGGGGAACGTGGTGAGCAAACTGGTGACGTCCGACAAAGCGGGACTCGTCGCCGCCTTCGACATCTATGTCGTCTATTATGACGACGTCCGTCTCACCGCCGTCGCGTGA